The DNA segment TGATGTACGCCGGTCAGGTGGTGGAGGAAGCCGATGTCCGGCGCATCTTTCGCGCCACGCAGCATCCCTACACCTCGGGGTTGCTCCGCTCGATTCCCAAGCTGGATGAGCGGCGAAAGCGGCTGTATTCCATTCCCGGCAACGTGCCGAGCCCCCGCAAGATGCCGGCGGGCTGCCGGTTTGCCCCCCGCTGCGACCGGGTGATGGAGATCTGCCGCGAAGCGGAGCCGGAATTGTTCACCGTCGAACCGGGCCACCTGAGCCGGTGCTGGCTTCACGTCCGCGGGGAGGAGGTGACCGGCGGTGGAGGCTCCCAAGACCCTGCTCACCGTCCGTAATCTGAAAAAATATTTTCCGATCCGAAGCGGCGTGTTCATGCGGACCACCGGATACGTCCGGGCGGTGGACGATGTTTCCTTCTCCGTCCGGGAGGGGGAGACCCTCGGCCTGGTGGGGGAAAGCGGTTGCGGGAAATCGACGACCGGCCGGATGGTGCTCCGCCTGATCGAGCCGACGGAGGGCGAGGTGGAGTTTGACGGCGTCTCCCTGACGAAGCTGTCTTCCGAGGAGATGCGGAAGCTCCGGCGGGACATGCAGATGGTGTTCCAGGATCCCTTCGCCTCCCTCAACCCGCGGATGACCGTGGGCGACATTTTGGAGGAACCGCTGATCGTCCACGGCATCGGGACGCCCAAGGAGAGGAAGGAGCAGGTGCGCGAACTGCTCCGCCTGGTCGGTCTGGACGCGGAGCACGCAGAGCGGTACCCGCACCAGTTCAGCGGCGGCCAGCGGCAGCGGATCGGCATCGCCCGGGCGGTGGCCCTGAGGCCCCGGCTGATCGTGGCCGACGAGCCCGTTTCCGCCCTGGACGTTTCCATCCAGTCCCAGGTGCTCAACCTGCTGGAGGATCTGCAGGAGCAATTCGGACTCACCTATCTGTTCATCGCCCACGATCTGAGCGTCGTCCGCCACATCAGCGACCGGGTCGGGGTGATGTACCTGGGGCGGTTGGTGGAGCTGGCCGACCGGGATGAGCTGTATGAGCATCCCCTTCACCCCTACACCCAGGCCCTCCTCTCCGCCGTGCCCGTACCGGATCCGGATGCGAAGCGGGAGCGGATCATCCTCCAGGGGGATGTGCCGAGTCCGGCCGACCCGCCCAGGGGATGCGCCTTCCATCCCCGCTGTCCCCACGTGATGGACATCTGCCGGGAGGCGCGTCCGGAGTTCCGCGACCGGGGAAGCGGCCATTTTGTGGCCTGCCATCTGGTCGACAAGTGAGCGGGAACTCCGCTCCGACGGGAAGGAGGTGTCCGCCTGGAGGAGGAGATGGAGGACATAGAAAAACGAAAAAAAAAGGCACAGATTCAAGGGGGTTGACAATCAATGAAATTCCGGAAATCATGGCTTCTCGCCTTGTCGCTTCTGCTCGCCCTTTCCGCCGTGCTGGCGGGCTGCGGCTCGTCGGGGGACAGCGGCGGATCCCAGGGGGAAAAGACCCTGATTTACGGCCGCGGCGCCGATTCCAAGTCGCTGGATCCCATCCAGGTGACCGACGGGGAATCCCTGAAGGTGACCAAAAACATCTTCGACACGCTGGTGGATTATGCCGATGACAACACCGAGGTGGTTCCCGGCCTGGCGGAGCGGTGGGAGTCCTCCAAGGACGGGAAAACCTGGACCTTCTACCTGCGCAAGGGCGTGAAGTTCCACGACGGAACGGATTTCAACGCCGAAGCGGTCGTCTACAACTTCGAACGGTGGATGGATAAAAACCATCCCGAGCACAAGGGCGGCGAATTCCCCTATTACGGATACATGTTCGGCGGTTACAAGGGGGACAAGGGCCATGTGATCAAGAGCGTCACCGCCGTGGACGAGTACACGGTGAAATTTGAGCTCAACTATCCGCAGGCGCCGTTTTTGAACAACTTGGCCATGCCGCCCTTCGGGATCGCTTCGCCGACGGCGGTCAAAAAGGATCCGGAAGGGTTCGGCCAGAAGCCGGTGGGCACCGGTCCCTTCAAACTGGAAAGCTGGAAGAAGAACGACACCATCACCCTGGTCAAAAACGAGGACTACTGGCAGGAAGGACTGCCCAAGCTGGATAAGCTGATCTACCGCTCGATCCCGGACAATGCGGCCCGTTTCAGCGCCCTCCAGGCGGGGGACGTCGACATCATGGACGGGCTGAATCCCAGCGATGTGAAGCTGGTGAAGCAGAACCAGAACCTTCAGCTGTTTGAGCGTCCGGGGATGAACGTGGCTTATCTGGCCTTCAACACCGAGAAGAAGCCCTTCGACAATCCCAAGGTGCGGCAGGCCCTGAACCACGCGGTCAACAAAGAAGGGATCATCAAGAGCTTTTACGCCGACTTGGCCAAGCCCGCCAAAAACCCGATGCCCGATGTGCTTTGGGGATACAACGACAAAATCAAGGATTACGAGTTTGACCTGGACAAAGCCAAAAAACTTCTGAAGGAAGCGGGTTACCCCGACGGCTTCAAGGTCGATTTCTGGGCGCCGACGGATCCCCGTCCCTACATGCCCGACGGCAAGAAAATCGCCGAGTTCATCCAGGCGGATCTCGCCAAGATCGGGGTGAAGGCGGAGATCGTCTCCTACGACTGGCAAACCTATCTGGAACGCACCGGCAAGGGTGAACACTCCATGGCCCTGCTGGGTTGGATCGGGGACAACGGCGACCCGGACAACTTCCTGTACGTGCTTTTGGACAAGGACAATGCCAAGGGCCCGGATGCCGGAAACATCGCCTTCTACAAGAACGACAAATTGCACGACATCTTGATCAAGGCCCAGCAGGTTTCCGATCAGGCGGAACGGACGAAGCTCTACGAACAGGCACAGGAAATCATCAAAAAGGACGCACCCTGGGTTCCGTTGGTTCACGTGACCGAACCGATGGTTGCCTGGTCTCACGTCAAGGGATACGTCCCTCATCCCACGGGATCGGACAAGATGCTCAAGGTGGATATCGAGAAGTGATTTGAGATCCGGGGAAGCGTCTCATGGCGAGATGCTTCCCCCTTTTTTCCGGATGCCGCAGGAAAGGTGGGTGAAAGGACGTTGCTCGCATATACCCTTCGCCGGCTGTTGATGCTGATTCCCGTCCTCATCGGCATGTCCATCATCACGTTTTCCATCGTTCACGCGATTCCCGGGGATCCGGCGCGGGCGATTCTCGGGGACAAGGCGTCGCCGGAGCAAGTGGCGCAGATCCGGGAAAGCCTCGGTCTGGACCGCCCCTGGTACATTCAGTACTTTTACTATCTCGGGGATCTGCTCCGGGGGGATTTGGGAACCTCCTTCATCACCCGGGCCCCCATCGCCGAGGAAATCGTCCCCTTTTTGGCCGCCACGATGGAGCTGACCGCGGTCAGCATGCTGATCGCCGTCTTTTTCGGCGTCAACCTGGGGATTATCTCGGCTTGGCGACAGAACTCCTGGTTTGATTACACGGCCATGCTGATCGCCCTGATCGGCATTTCCATGCCCGTCTTCTGGCTGGGCCTGATGGAACAGTGGGTCTTCGCCCAACAGCTGGGGTGGCTGCCCTCCACCGGCCGGTTGGATCCGCGCTTGTCGCTGGAGCCCATCACCCAGTTTTACGTGCTGGATGCGCTGCTTCAGGGAAACTGGCAAGCCCTCGGGGACGTGATCAGCCATCTGGTCCTGCCCGCGGCGGCCCTGGCCACCATCCCGATGGCCATCATCGCCCGGATCACCCGTTCCAGCATGCTGGAGGTGATGCGGTCGGATTACATCCGGACCGCCCGGGCCAAGGGGGCGAGCGAATTTTGGGTGGTTTACAAGCATGCCCTGAAGAACGCGCTGATTCCGGTGATTACGGTCATCGGTTTGCAGTCGGGGATGCTGTTGGGCGGAGCGGTGCTGACGGAGACCATCTTCGGGTGGCCGGGGGTGGGCCGTTACCTGTATGACGCCATCAACTCCCGGGATTACCCCGTCATCCAGTCGGGGATTCTGGTGGTCGCCACCATCTTCGTCCTGATCAACCTGATCGTCGATCTCCTGTACGCCTATCTGAATCCGCGGATCCAGTACGGAAAGGAGTGAACCCCATGGCCATGAACCAACCGATGCCCCAGCCTTCCGAGCCCCTGATGAAGCAGGATGCAGTCCTGGAGGAATCGAGGCTCCGGGATGTGCTCCGATCCCTTCTCCGTCACCGGTCCGCGGTGATCGGCGGTGCGATCGTCCTCTTTTTTCTGCTGGTCGCCCTGCTCGCCGATTTTATCGCCCCATACGACTACGCGGAGCGGAGCGAGGATCTGCTCCAGCCCCCCTCCGCCGAGCACTGGTTCGGCACCGATGAGATGGGGCGCGACATTTTCAGCCGCGTCTTGTACGGCTCCCGGATCTCCCTCCGGGTCGGCTTTTTCGCCATCGCCGGGTCGATCGTCATCGGCTCCTTCCTCGGCCTGATCGCCGGGTTCTACGGAGGGTGGAGGGATGTGGTCATCTCCCGTCTCTTCGACATCCTGCTGGCCTTTCCCAGCATTCTCTTGGCCATCGCCATCGTCGCCATGCTGGGTCCGGGGCTCAACAACGCCCTGCTCGCCATCGCCATTATCAACATTCCCACCTTCGGGAGGCTGATGCGGTCCCAGGTCCTCAGCGTGAAGCAGGAGGATTTCGTCCTGGCGGCCCGGGCGATGGGGATGACCAACCGGCGCATCCTCTTCCGCCACATTCTGCCCAACTCCTGGACGCCGATCATGGTCCAGGGAACCCTCGGTTTCGCCACGGCGGTGATCGAAGCGGCGGCCCTCGGTTTCCTGGGGCTGGGTGCCCAGCCGCCCCAGCCGGAATGGGGAACGATGCTGGCCGACGCCCGGGGATTCATCCAACTGGCTCCCTGGACGATGGTTTTTCCCGGGCTGGCCATCATGCTGACCGTCCTCGGCTTCAACCTGCTGGGTGACGGGCTGCGCGACGTGCTGGACCCGAGGATGAAACGCTGACCGGTCGAGGTTTTCCCGTCGGCAGGCCGATCGGAGCGGGGAAAGACGCATTTTCCTCCCCTTGCGGCGGGCGGCGGAAAGGACAAAAGCCCGGGTTTCAAGGGAAAGCCCGGGCTTTTTCTCTGATTTGCCTTTCCAGCAATGCTCGTTTTTTCGCCAGCCGCCGATCGATCGCCCGCACCAGAAGAAAGGCGGCAAGGCAGAGAAGGATGCCGGCGATGCTGCTCAGAAACATGAAACGAGCCGATTCCCCCGGATCCATGGGAACGAAAGCCGATACCCCGGCGAGTAAATGGTTGAGGAGCCACAAGCCCCACCAACCTTTGAGCAAAGGGGAACCCGTCCGGCCCTTTCCTTCCTCGGGCCGGGAAGGATCTGCGTCGGGGTCGATTTCCTTCCACATTTCCTTCATCACTTGGTAAGGTCGAAACAAATTCATGATCGGTACGAAATACCAGCTGACAGCCCAGCCGGGAGAGAAGCGGAGGTTCCGGTCGGAAAGGGCGCTCAAATGACGGTAAGACCGATAAGTCCACAGGAGAAAGAAGATGGCGGTAATGAAAAAGGAACCCAACTGGGCCAGAATCACAAACCTTTCAAAATCCCGGGCGGAATGGGGGAGATGCCAGTAGAGTTCGGGCATCGCGGAGTACTGGCGATAGGCCCACAGATGGACGTAAAGGCCCGCAAACAACAGGAGGACATGGATGACGAGCAAAATGTTGACGGCTTGGGCCAGCCTCCGGGTGTTTTTGTAGAGGTCCACTTTTTCCATCCTTTCCGAGACAATGATGGAGCCCAAACGACTGTGGCCCGGTTCCATATTAGAATCGGGCCACAGGCTACCAATCGATCAGGAGGGAGGCGATTTTCCGTCTCGGCTCCACGCGGTGGCGAGTCGCCCGACGAAAAATCGCCTCCTGACTCCCGGGTTTTGAGTTTGTCAGCCGTTTTCAGGTCCGGTTCCATAGTAGGGCCTTGGCGCCTTTCACCCGAAATACTCTTTCCACCGCCGGTCCACCAGGGCCTTCACCTCGGGATCGGGTTCCAGCTCCTCCGGATACCCCGGCTTCATCCGGGCGTCGACCAGGATGGGCAACCGGTAGCGCAGGTGGTGGCGGACCGGTTCGCTCCGGGCGTAAATGTCGTGAGCGGGATCGAAGCGGGTGAAAACCGTCCACAAGAAGGGCGTCTGTCCCGCCGCCGCCCCGATGTCGTCCACCAGAAAGACGAAGGGCCACTCGGCGAGGTCCTCCCCGTGCCGCTGGACGAGCCGGGCGGGCAGCTCCGGATCCTTCTCGAAGGATTCCCCTTCCAGGACCAGCGCCCCGCGGCAATAGGGGGCGATTTTCCGGATGCCGGGAAGTTCGGGCCCCCGGTAAGTCTCCGGAAGCCGGCGGACCGGATCTCCGGTGCCGATCAGAACCGCCTTGCTCCCGTGATTGAAGCGGCGGCCGGTGTAATCCAGGGTGTCCATCGATGTGTTGGCGAAGACAAACAGGTCCGTCTCCGGATGGAAACGCTCCAATACCAGTTCGAACAATCCTTTGAAATCGCTCAGATCGGCGGGCCGGTCCGTCAGGATCAGGAACTTGGTCAGGGTGAGCTGACCTTCCCCGAGGATGCGGAAGGCGTTGGCCAGGGCTTCCCGGCTGTAGCTCTCCCGGACCACCGCCGCGGCGAGGGGGTGGAAGCCGGTTTCCGCATAGGTCCACAGGTCCTTCACCCCCGGCATGGCCATCGGAAAGGCGGGGGAGAGGAGGCGCTGCAAAAACTCTCCCAAATAGTAATCCTCCTGTTTCGGCTTGCCGACGACGGTGGCCGGATAGATGGCGTCTTTCCGGTGATGGACCTGCTTGACGTGGAAGACCGGGAAATCGTGGGCCAGGGAGTAATAGCCGTAATGGTCGCCGAAGGGACCCTCCTTCCGCCGCTCATGGGGAGGCACTTCGCCGGACAGGACGAATTCGGCCTCGGCGACGATGGGGTATCCCCCGCCCTCCGGCCGGACGACGGGCAGCTTTTTCCCCAGGATGAGAGAGGCGAGCAAAAGCTCGGGCAGAAACTCGGGCACCGGTGCGATGGCCGCGGCGATCAGCGCCGGCGGCCCCCCCAAAAACACCCGCACCGGCAGGGGGCGGCCCCTCTTTTCCGCCTCGTGGTAATGGAAACCGCCCCCCTTGTGGATCTGCCAGTGCATCCCCGTGGTTTGGTCGTCAAAGATTTGCATCCGGTACATTCCCAGGTTGTGCCGCCCCGTCTCGGGATGCTCCGTGTAGACGAGGGGCAGGGTGATGAAGGGGCCCCCGTCCTTCTGCCAGGAGGTGATGACGGGCAGCCGGGACAAGCGGGGCGGGGATTGGACGCACTCCAGCACGGGCGCCCGGCCGGGAGGGACGGCTTT comes from the Planifilum fulgidum genome and includes:
- a CDS encoding ABC transporter permease — its product is MNQPMPQPSEPLMKQDAVLEESRLRDVLRSLLRHRSAVIGGAIVLFFLLVALLADFIAPYDYAERSEDLLQPPSAEHWFGTDEMGRDIFSRVLYGSRISLRVGFFAIAGSIVIGSFLGLIAGFYGGWRDVVISRLFDILLAFPSILLAIAIVAMLGPGLNNALLAIAIINIPTFGRLMRSQVLSVKQEDFVLAARAMGMTNRRILFRHILPNSWTPIMVQGTLGFATAVIEAAALGFLGLGAQPPQPEWGTMLADARGFIQLAPWTMVFPGLAIMLTVLGFNLLGDGLRDVLDPRMKR
- a CDS encoding ABC transporter permease, whose protein sequence is MLAYTLRRLLMLIPVLIGMSIITFSIVHAIPGDPARAILGDKASPEQVAQIRESLGLDRPWYIQYFYYLGDLLRGDLGTSFITRAPIAEEIVPFLAATMELTAVSMLIAVFFGVNLGIISAWRQNSWFDYTAMLIALIGISMPVFWLGLMEQWVFAQQLGWLPSTGRLDPRLSLEPITQFYVLDALLQGNWQALGDVISHLVLPAAALATIPMAIIARITRSSMLEVMRSDYIRTARAKGASEFWVVYKHALKNALIPVITVIGLQSGMLLGGAVLTETIFGWPGVGRYLYDAINSRDYPVIQSGILVVATIFVLINLIVDLLYAYLNPRIQYGKE
- a CDS encoding ABC transporter substrate-binding protein, producing the protein MKFRKSWLLALSLLLALSAVLAGCGSSGDSGGSQGEKTLIYGRGADSKSLDPIQVTDGESLKVTKNIFDTLVDYADDNTEVVPGLAERWESSKDGKTWTFYLRKGVKFHDGTDFNAEAVVYNFERWMDKNHPEHKGGEFPYYGYMFGGYKGDKGHVIKSVTAVDEYTVKFELNYPQAPFLNNLAMPPFGIASPTAVKKDPEGFGQKPVGTGPFKLESWKKNDTITLVKNEDYWQEGLPKLDKLIYRSIPDNAARFSALQAGDVDIMDGLNPSDVKLVKQNQNLQLFERPGMNVAYLAFNTEKKPFDNPKVRQALNHAVNKEGIIKSFYADLAKPAKNPMPDVLWGYNDKIKDYEFDLDKAKKLLKEAGYPDGFKVDFWAPTDPRPYMPDGKKIAEFIQADLAKIGVKAEIVSYDWQTYLERTGKGEHSMALLGWIGDNGDPDNFLYVLLDKDNAKGPDAGNIAFYKNDKLHDILIKAQQVSDQAERTKLYEQAQEIIKKDAPWVPLVHVTEPMVAWSHVKGYVPHPTGSDKMLKVDIEK
- a CDS encoding UbiD family decarboxylase: MHPHLRSFLDQLRAENDLVEIDAPVDPHLELAEIHRRVIAEEGPALLFTRVKGSDFPVVTNLFGTARRVDLAFGPRPEQLMKKTVDLIHELLPPRPGLLWKERGWIAELLRIGTKAVPPGRAPVLECVQSPPRLSRLPVITSWQKDGGPFITLPLVYTEHPETGRHNLGMYRMQIFDDQTTGMHWQIHKGGGFHYHEAEKRGRPLPVRVFLGGPPALIAAAIAPVPEFLPELLLASLILGKKLPVVRPEGGGYPIVAEAEFVLSGEVPPHERRKEGPFGDHYGYYSLAHDFPVFHVKQVHHRKDAIYPATVVGKPKQEDYYLGEFLQRLLSPAFPMAMPGVKDLWTYAETGFHPLAAAVVRESYSREALANAFRILGEGQLTLTKFLILTDRPADLSDFKGLFELVLERFHPETDLFVFANTSMDTLDYTGRRFNHGSKAVLIGTGDPVRRLPETYRGPELPGIRKIAPYCRGALVLEGESFEKDPELPARLVQRHGEDLAEWPFVFLVDDIGAAAGQTPFLWTVFTRFDPAHDIYARSEPVRHHLRYRLPILVDARMKPGYPEELEPDPEVKALVDRRWKEYFG
- a CDS encoding ABC transporter ATP-binding protein, with protein sequence MEAPKTLLTVRNLKKYFPIRSGVFMRTTGYVRAVDDVSFSVREGETLGLVGESGCGKSTTGRMVLRLIEPTEGEVEFDGVSLTKLSSEEMRKLRRDMQMVFQDPFASLNPRMTVGDILEEPLIVHGIGTPKERKEQVRELLRLVGLDAEHAERYPHQFSGGQRQRIGIARAVALRPRLIVADEPVSALDVSIQSQVLNLLEDLQEQFGLTYLFIAHDLSVVRHISDRVGVMYLGRLVELADRDELYEHPLHPYTQALLSAVPVPDPDAKRERIILQGDVPSPADPPRGCAFHPRCPHVMDICREARPEFRDRGSGHFVACHLVDK
- a CDS encoding DUF4328 domain-containing protein gives rise to the protein MDLYKNTRRLAQAVNILLVIHVLLLFAGLYVHLWAYRQYSAMPELYWHLPHSARDFERFVILAQLGSFFITAIFFLLWTYRSYRHLSALSDRNLRFSPGWAVSWYFVPIMNLFRPYQVMKEMWKEIDPDADPSRPEEGKGRTGSPLLKGWWGLWLLNHLLAGVSAFVPMDPGESARFMFLSSIAGILLCLAAFLLVRAIDRRLAKKRALLERQIREKARAFP